In Nasonia vitripennis strain AsymCx chromosome 2, Nvit_psr_1.1, whole genome shotgun sequence, a genomic segment contains:
- the LOC100122558 gene encoding protein phosphatase Slingshot isoform X5 yields MLSLGTFYALALILLPVLVWLAKVVRRKPYVDVFSGIARVARSALQTLHKVSSKAREQNYFLGGLSHDWVSYYEQRIESDRSCLNEWHAMDNLESRRPPSPDSVRNKPREREETEKVIRSTLKEIMMSVDLDEVTSKYIRGRLEEYLDMDLVEFKPFIDQEMLTILGQMDAPTEIFDHVYLGSEWNASNLEELQKNGVRHILNVTREIDNFFPGMFNYLNVRVYDDEKTDLLKHWDNTFKYITKAKKEGSKVLVHCKMGVSRSASVVIAYAMKAYNWDFSQALKHVKDKRNCIKPNNSFLSQLETYQGILDAMKNKDKLLRSKSDTNLESPTLLIKEHGKKEEKPDVNDDNDSESLVDEQSGQELKKSGQRPKSWSPNLELAEDLLPTAPLSQSLESIDKSANPEVTREDLLRGSNPKTGTENVNNNSSSCHAEEQQQQERNVLMHCGQSYSVSQNQIVHLPGPESTNSQTQSTSCVSTSCKHARQNQGQKRKGLVLNLTNQFEAASSKPSSPSSDGEGGKSAQPQCVLENGCCAHEDSADTEQQANAGDNSECLVWTASTDVKCIHANGSNSSGSNSRGSRGSLDLSAESESTTSSTTTTLAATSQSGRKPKRDGDPFSAQLDRVFDREERQPRESPSRQSSWSSYDSAVVMDNNSVHSSWATLPSRNSSWGSYDMRPSGESLGSSGLFPYDREEIPWHPGTVKRTKQKLEESSTTGTSKRVCTQLSDPSSDEKAAERLAAASEVEVDNPSEVLLHYTSSPTPRRRDSSPVSSEHRSTVDTQTSLAAAEPIDISLVSPRQSPTSSRLSRSAPVPSSLAADAELAPLALRSCKSESETSSPCVVNTPQCPSVKHHKMVLENLCNKPMFKKRGLPSAPGTVATSIAVDDCSPESECPPRSTSGIVKNLKKEFEAKSSSKLEKSPDSSSFEAGQENYPGGSLSASNPRQKRDGKIRSLPSSPVIPHNDSKIQASSSMSEPTTRESRTSSFAKRSSEPPLSTTCTEQNTDDSSLEDLSVKVLVGKYEVAKPESKRTSEVQLRVSSSSQHHHNHHHHHHHHHHHHHRDRDHVVEHPPAKSKIAPDLARRSAPIIINHHAASLFDSQATTEAPGRPPSVPSPSQVVTSVIAKAASKKQQQHGRTHPLARLQVRPRHSSPVYNTM; encoded by the exons ATGCTGTCACTCGGAACGTTTTACGCTCTGGCGCTGATCCTTTTGCCGGTACTCGTCTGGCTGGCTAAGGTTGTCAGGAGGAAGCCTTACGTCGACGTTTTCTCCGGCATAGCTCGAGTTGCGAG GTCAGCCCTGCAGACGCTGCACAAGGTGTCGAGCAAGGCGCGCGAGCAGAACTACTTCCTGGGCGGACTCTCCCACGACTGGGTCAGTTACTATGAGCAGCGGATCGAGAGCGATCGCTCGTGCCTCAACGAGTGGCACGCGATGGACAATCTCGAGTCGCGCAGGCCGCCCTCGCCCGACAGCGTGCGAAACAA GCCCAGGGAGAGGGAGGAGACGGAGAAGGTGATACGCTCGACGCTCAAGGAGATCATGATGTCCGTCGACCTGGACGAGGTGACGTCCAAGTACATCAGGGGTAGGCTCGAGGAGTACCTCGACATGGACCTCGTGGAGTTCAAGCCGTTCATCGACCAGGAGATGCTCACCATCCTCGGCCAGATGGACGCGCCGACGGAGATCTTCGATCACGTCTACCTCGGCAGCGAGTGGAACGCCAGCAACCTGGAGGAGCTTCAGAAGAACGGCGTGAGGCACATACTGAACGTGACCCGCGAGATCGACAACTTCTTCCCGGGCATGTTCAACTACCTGAACGTGCGGGTCTACGACGACGAGAAGACCGACCTGCTCAAGCACTGGGACAACACGTTCAAGTACATAACCAAAGCTAAGAAGGAGGGCTCGAAGGTGCTGGTACACTGCAAGATGGGCGTCTCCAGGTCGGCCTCGGTCGTCATCGCCTACGCCATGAAGGCCTACAACTGGGACTTCTCGCAGGCGCTCAAGCACGTCAAGGACAAGCGCAACTGCATCAAGCCCAACAACAGCTTCCTCTCGCAGCTCGAGACCTACCAGGGCATACTCGACGCCATGAAAAACAAGGACAAGCTGCTCAGGTCCAAGTCCGACACGAACCTCGAGTCGCCCACGCTGCTGATCAAGGAGCACGGCAAGAAGGAGGAGAAGCCCGACGtcaacgacgacaacgactCCGAGAGCCTCGTTGACGAGCAGTCGGGCCAGGAGCTCAAGAAATCCGGCCAGAGACCCAAGAGCTGGTCGCCCAACCTCGAGCTCGCCGAGGACCTCCTACCCACGG CCCCGCTGTCGCAGTCCCTCGAGAGCATTGACAAGTCGGCGAACCCGGAGGTGACTCGCGAGGATCTCCTGCGCGGCTCGAACCCCAAGACCGGCACCGAGAACgtcaacaacaacagcagcagctgccacgcggaggagcagcagcagcaggagcgcAACGTGTTGATGCACTGCGGGCAGTCTTACAGCGTGTCGCAGAACCAGATCGTCCACCTGCCCGGTCCGGAGTCGACCAACTCGCAGACGCAGTCCACTAGCTGCGTCTCGACGTCGTGCAAACACGCTCGCCAGAACCAGGGTCAGAAGCGCAAGGGTCTCGTGCTCAACCTGACAAACCAGTTCGAGGCTGCCAGCAGCAAGCCCTCCTCGCCCAGTTCCGACGGCGAAGGCGGCAAGTCCGCGCAGCCGCAGTGCGTTCTGGAGAACGGGTGCTGCGCTCACGAGGACTCCGCCGATACCGAGCAGCAAGCCAATGCAG GAGACAACAGTGAATGTCTAGTCTGGACCGCGTCCACGGATGTCAAGTGCATCCACGCGAATGGTAGCAACAGCAGTGGCAGCAACAGCCGCGGCAGCCGCGGCAGCCTCGACCTGAGCGCCGAGAGCGAGTCCACCACCtcgtcgacgacgactacTCTGGCAGCAACCAGTCAGTCAGGTCGCAAACCAAAGAGGGACGGCGACCCGTTCAGCGCGCAACTCGACAGAGTCTTCGATCGGGAGGAGAGACAGCCGAGGGAGTCGCCGAGCAGGCAGAGCTCCTGGAGCAGCTACGACAGCGCCGTCGTTATGGACAACAACTCGGTGCACAGCTCGTGGGCGACGCTGCCCTCGCGAAACAGCTCCTGGGGCTCCTACGATATGCGGCCCTCGGGGGAATCGCTTGGATCCAGCGGCCTCTTTCCTTACGATAGAGAGGAAATACCCTGGCATCCCGGAACCGTTAAGCGCACCAAGCAGAAGCTCGAAGAGAGCTCGACGACTG GCACGTCGAAGAGAGTCTGCACGCAGCTTTCGGATCCGTCATCCGACGAGAAAGCGGCAGAGCGACTTGCAGCAGCATCTGAAGTCGAGGTCGACAATCCTTCGGAAGTGCTGCTGCACTACACGTCCTCTCCAACGCCGCGCCGAAGGGATTCCTCTCCCGTCAGTTCCGAGCACCGATCAACCGTCGACACGCAGACGAGCTTGGCTGCAGCGGAGCCCATCGACATATCTCTCGTCTCCCCGCGTCAGTCCCCAACGTCGAGCCGACTCTCGAGGAGCGCGCCTGTGCCCTCCTCCCTGGCTGCGGACGCCGAGCTCGCTCCTCTCGCGCTGCGCAGTTGCAAGTCCGAGAGCGAAACGTCCAGTCCCTGTGTCGTCAACACACCCCAGTGCCCCTCGGTGAAGCATCACAAGATGGTCCTGGAGAACCTGTGCAACAAGCCCATGTTCAAGAAACGCGGTCTACCCAGCGCACCGGGAACAGTTGCCACGAGCATAGCCGTGGACGATTGTTCGCCAGAATCCGAGTGTCCGCCACGCAGCACCTCGGGAATCGTGAAGAATCTGAAGAAGGAGTTCGAAGCCAAGTCGTCGAGCAAGCTCGAGAAGAGCCCGGATAGCAGCAGCTTCGAGGCCGGCCAGGAGAACTATCCTGGAGGCAGCTTGAGTGCGAGCAACCCACGCCAAAAGAGGGACGGCAAGATCAGAAGTCTGCCCTCCTCGCCCGTTATTCCGCACAACGACTCCAAGATTCAAGCGTCATCTAGTATGTCCGAGCCTACGACGCGAGAATCCAGAACTTCGTCGTTCGCCAAGCGTAGCAGCGAGCCTCCGCTCTCGACAACTTGTACCGAGCAGAATACCGACGACAGCAGTCTCGAGGACCTGTCCGTTAAGGTGCTGGTCGGAAAGTACGAAGTCGCCAAACCCGAGTCCAAGCGAACCTCGGAGGTCCAGCTGCGCGTCTCCTCCTCTTCGCAGCACCATCACAACCACCACCATCATcaccatcaccaccaccaTCATCATCACAGGGATAGAGATCACGTGGTGGAGCATCCGCCCGCCAAGTCCAAGATCGCGCCGGACCTGGCGCGCCGCTCTGCGCCAATTATTATCAATCATCACGCAGCTTCTTTGTTCGATTCGCAGGCGACAACCGAGGCACCGGGCCGGCCGCCTTCCGTGCCCTCGCCTAGCCAAGTCGTAACAAGCGTCATCGCCAAGGCTGCCAgtaagaagcagcagcagcacggcCGCACGCATCCGCTGGCCAGGCTGCAGGTCAGGCCAAGGCACAGCAGTCCCGTTTACAATACCATGTGA
- the LOC100122558 gene encoding protein phosphatase Slingshot isoform X4 produces MFYLLRPEETLKMAVKLESVHPGRTRYLVVVSCTGRQDAEESCLLGIDCNDRATVGLVLRVLADTAITLDGDGGFSVSVCGCQHIFKPVSVQAMWSALQTLHKVSSKAREQNYFLGGLSHDWVSYYEQRIESDRSCLNEWHAMDNLESRRPPSPDSVRNKPREREETEKVIRSTLKEIMMSVDLDEVTSKYIRGRLEEYLDMDLVEFKPFIDQEMLTILGQMDAPTEIFDHVYLGSEWNASNLEELQKNGVRHILNVTREIDNFFPGMFNYLNVRVYDDEKTDLLKHWDNTFKYITKAKKEGSKVLVHCKMGVSRSASVVIAYAMKAYNWDFSQALKHVKDKRNCIKPNNSFLSQLETYQGILDAMKNKDKLLRSKSDTNLESPTLLIKEHGKKEEKPDVNDDNDSESLVDEQSGQELKKSGQRPKSWSPNLELAEDLLPTAPLSQSLESIDKSANPEVTREDLLRGSNPKTGTENVNNNSSSCHAEEQQQQERNVLMHCGQSYSVSQNQIVHLPGPESTNSQTQSTSCVSTSCKHARQNQGQKRKGLVLNLTNQFEAASSKPSSPSSDGEGGKSAQPQCVLENGCCAHEDSADTEQQANAGDNSECLVWTASTDVKCIHANGSNSSGSNSRGSRGSLDLSAESESTTSSTTTTLAATSQSGRKPKRDGDPFSAQLDRVFDREERQPRESPSRQSSWSSYDSAVVMDNNSVHSSWATLPSRNSSWGSYDMRPSGESLGSSGLFPYDREEIPWHPGTVKRTKQKLEESSTTGTSKRVCTQLSDPSSDEKAAERLAAASEVEVDNPSEVLLHYTSSPTPRRRDSSPVSSEHRSTVDTQTSLAAAEPIDISLVSPRQSPTSSRLSRSAPVPSSLAADAELAPLALRSCKSESETSSPCVVNTPQCPSVKHHKMVLENLCNKPMFKKRGLPSAPGTVATSIAVDDCSPESECPPRSTSGIVKNLKKEFEAKSSSKLEKSPDSSSFEAGQENYPGGSLSASNPRQKRDGKIRSLPSSPVIPHNDSKIQASSSMSEPTTRESRTSSFAKRSSEPPLSTTCTEQNTDDSSLEDLSVKVLVGKYEVAKPESKRTSEVQLRVSSSSQHHHNHHHHHHHHHHHHHRDRDHVVEHPPAKSKIAPDLARRSAPIIINHHAASLFDSQATTEAPGRPPSVPSPSQVVTSVIAKAASKKQQQHGRTHPLARLQVRPRHSSPVYNTM; encoded by the exons GTCAGCCCTGCAGACGCTGCACAAGGTGTCGAGCAAGGCGCGCGAGCAGAACTACTTCCTGGGCGGACTCTCCCACGACTGGGTCAGTTACTATGAGCAGCGGATCGAGAGCGATCGCTCGTGCCTCAACGAGTGGCACGCGATGGACAATCTCGAGTCGCGCAGGCCGCCCTCGCCCGACAGCGTGCGAAACAA GCCCAGGGAGAGGGAGGAGACGGAGAAGGTGATACGCTCGACGCTCAAGGAGATCATGATGTCCGTCGACCTGGACGAGGTGACGTCCAAGTACATCAGGGGTAGGCTCGAGGAGTACCTCGACATGGACCTCGTGGAGTTCAAGCCGTTCATCGACCAGGAGATGCTCACCATCCTCGGCCAGATGGACGCGCCGACGGAGATCTTCGATCACGTCTACCTCGGCAGCGAGTGGAACGCCAGCAACCTGGAGGAGCTTCAGAAGAACGGCGTGAGGCACATACTGAACGTGACCCGCGAGATCGACAACTTCTTCCCGGGCATGTTCAACTACCTGAACGTGCGGGTCTACGACGACGAGAAGACCGACCTGCTCAAGCACTGGGACAACACGTTCAAGTACATAACCAAAGCTAAGAAGGAGGGCTCGAAGGTGCTGGTACACTGCAAGATGGGCGTCTCCAGGTCGGCCTCGGTCGTCATCGCCTACGCCATGAAGGCCTACAACTGGGACTTCTCGCAGGCGCTCAAGCACGTCAAGGACAAGCGCAACTGCATCAAGCCCAACAACAGCTTCCTCTCGCAGCTCGAGACCTACCAGGGCATACTCGACGCCATGAAAAACAAGGACAAGCTGCTCAGGTCCAAGTCCGACACGAACCTCGAGTCGCCCACGCTGCTGATCAAGGAGCACGGCAAGAAGGAGGAGAAGCCCGACGtcaacgacgacaacgactCCGAGAGCCTCGTTGACGAGCAGTCGGGCCAGGAGCTCAAGAAATCCGGCCAGAGACCCAAGAGCTGGTCGCCCAACCTCGAGCTCGCCGAGGACCTCCTACCCACGG CCCCGCTGTCGCAGTCCCTCGAGAGCATTGACAAGTCGGCGAACCCGGAGGTGACTCGCGAGGATCTCCTGCGCGGCTCGAACCCCAAGACCGGCACCGAGAACgtcaacaacaacagcagcagctgccacgcggaggagcagcagcagcaggagcgcAACGTGTTGATGCACTGCGGGCAGTCTTACAGCGTGTCGCAGAACCAGATCGTCCACCTGCCCGGTCCGGAGTCGACCAACTCGCAGACGCAGTCCACTAGCTGCGTCTCGACGTCGTGCAAACACGCTCGCCAGAACCAGGGTCAGAAGCGCAAGGGTCTCGTGCTCAACCTGACAAACCAGTTCGAGGCTGCCAGCAGCAAGCCCTCCTCGCCCAGTTCCGACGGCGAAGGCGGCAAGTCCGCGCAGCCGCAGTGCGTTCTGGAGAACGGGTGCTGCGCTCACGAGGACTCCGCCGATACCGAGCAGCAAGCCAATGCAG GAGACAACAGTGAATGTCTAGTCTGGACCGCGTCCACGGATGTCAAGTGCATCCACGCGAATGGTAGCAACAGCAGTGGCAGCAACAGCCGCGGCAGCCGCGGCAGCCTCGACCTGAGCGCCGAGAGCGAGTCCACCACCtcgtcgacgacgactacTCTGGCAGCAACCAGTCAGTCAGGTCGCAAACCAAAGAGGGACGGCGACCCGTTCAGCGCGCAACTCGACAGAGTCTTCGATCGGGAGGAGAGACAGCCGAGGGAGTCGCCGAGCAGGCAGAGCTCCTGGAGCAGCTACGACAGCGCCGTCGTTATGGACAACAACTCGGTGCACAGCTCGTGGGCGACGCTGCCCTCGCGAAACAGCTCCTGGGGCTCCTACGATATGCGGCCCTCGGGGGAATCGCTTGGATCCAGCGGCCTCTTTCCTTACGATAGAGAGGAAATACCCTGGCATCCCGGAACCGTTAAGCGCACCAAGCAGAAGCTCGAAGAGAGCTCGACGACTG GCACGTCGAAGAGAGTCTGCACGCAGCTTTCGGATCCGTCATCCGACGAGAAAGCGGCAGAGCGACTTGCAGCAGCATCTGAAGTCGAGGTCGACAATCCTTCGGAAGTGCTGCTGCACTACACGTCCTCTCCAACGCCGCGCCGAAGGGATTCCTCTCCCGTCAGTTCCGAGCACCGATCAACCGTCGACACGCAGACGAGCTTGGCTGCAGCGGAGCCCATCGACATATCTCTCGTCTCCCCGCGTCAGTCCCCAACGTCGAGCCGACTCTCGAGGAGCGCGCCTGTGCCCTCCTCCCTGGCTGCGGACGCCGAGCTCGCTCCTCTCGCGCTGCGCAGTTGCAAGTCCGAGAGCGAAACGTCCAGTCCCTGTGTCGTCAACACACCCCAGTGCCCCTCGGTGAAGCATCACAAGATGGTCCTGGAGAACCTGTGCAACAAGCCCATGTTCAAGAAACGCGGTCTACCCAGCGCACCGGGAACAGTTGCCACGAGCATAGCCGTGGACGATTGTTCGCCAGAATCCGAGTGTCCGCCACGCAGCACCTCGGGAATCGTGAAGAATCTGAAGAAGGAGTTCGAAGCCAAGTCGTCGAGCAAGCTCGAGAAGAGCCCGGATAGCAGCAGCTTCGAGGCCGGCCAGGAGAACTATCCTGGAGGCAGCTTGAGTGCGAGCAACCCACGCCAAAAGAGGGACGGCAAGATCAGAAGTCTGCCCTCCTCGCCCGTTATTCCGCACAACGACTCCAAGATTCAAGCGTCATCTAGTATGTCCGAGCCTACGACGCGAGAATCCAGAACTTCGTCGTTCGCCAAGCGTAGCAGCGAGCCTCCGCTCTCGACAACTTGTACCGAGCAGAATACCGACGACAGCAGTCTCGAGGACCTGTCCGTTAAGGTGCTGGTCGGAAAGTACGAAGTCGCCAAACCCGAGTCCAAGCGAACCTCGGAGGTCCAGCTGCGCGTCTCCTCCTCTTCGCAGCACCATCACAACCACCACCATCATcaccatcaccaccaccaTCATCATCACAGGGATAGAGATCACGTGGTGGAGCATCCGCCCGCCAAGTCCAAGATCGCGCCGGACCTGGCGCGCCGCTCTGCGCCAATTATTATCAATCATCACGCAGCTTCTTTGTTCGATTCGCAGGCGACAACCGAGGCACCGGGCCGGCCGCCTTCCGTGCCCTCGCCTAGCCAAGTCGTAACAAGCGTCATCGCCAAGGCTGCCAgtaagaagcagcagcagcacggcCGCACGCATCCGCTGGCCAGGCTGCAGGTCAGGCCAAGGCACAGCAGTCCCGTTTACAATACCATGTGA